From one Salmo salar chromosome ssa09, Ssal_v3.1, whole genome shotgun sequence genomic stretch:
- the LOC106613281 gene encoding extracellular calcium-sensing receptor, with amino-acid sequence MRLSPASALDPSLAGSLVLLHLAVVAGGLALLSSASVSASGLESVRCRLQGTPLPPAFSQDGDFVIGGVFSIHYFVHTVDHSYTSMPEPLQCTGRMDSRELRFSRAMIFAVEEINNSSYLLPGVTLGYQVHDSCSSVPMAVKVAFQLANGQDPMFDTGEQCSGSATVTAIVGESASTPTISMLRIIGPLGIPQVSHFSTCACLSDKKQYPTFFRTIPSDQFQAAALAHLIRHFGWTWIGAVRSDSDYGNNGMAAFLQAAQEEGICVEYSEAFSRTNPLSRVQRVADVIRSSTAQVVVAFVSSGDMRNLLEEMDRLPSPPRQWIGSETWVTDPDMLRFGLCAGAIGFGIKRSVIPGFRDFLLDLSPQKVSNSPLLTEFWEGAFGCRLGIGICVGVEEKVCDGSEDIQQLQAPYTDTSQLRVTNMVYKAVYAIAHAIHSIVCEESENSTVNCDKNLNVKPTQVLERLRRVNFSRNGYQVSFDANGDPIATYELVNWQRRERGKLEFVTVGRYDASLPLDQRFDMEREITWVKNSSQVPVSVCSESCPPGTRKAIQKGKPVCCYDCIQCAEGEISNNTDSSDCLICPEEYWPNAERDRCILKPVEFLSFHEVLGIILTACSVGGACLAIATATIFYRHRSSAIVRANNSELSFLLLFSLALCFLCSLTFIGRPSEWSCMLRHTAFGITFVLCISCVLGKTIVVLMAFRATLPGSNVMKWFGPPQQRLTVVSFTFVQALICTLWLVLSPPFPIKNPTTYKEKIILECDVGSAIGFWAVLGYIGLLALLCFVLAFLARKLPDNFNEAKFITFSMLIFCAVWITFIPAYVSSPGKFTVAVEIFAIITSSFGLFFLLFVPKCFIILFRPEKNTKKHLMEKTSNDIRY; translated from the exons ATGAGGCTCTCTCCGGCTTCTGCTCTGGATCCAAGTCTGGCTGGTAGTCTGGTTCTACTACATCTAGCTGTGGTGGCTGGTGGGCTCGCCTTGCTCTcgtctgcctctgtctctgcctctgggCTGGAGTCTGTCAGATGCAGGCTCCAAGGCACCCCTCTTCCTCCGGCGTTCTCCCAGGACGGGGACTTTGTCATCGGGGGTGTTTTCTCCATCCATTACTTTGTGCACACTGTGGATCACAGCTACACCAGCATGCCTGAGCCCCTGCAGTGCACAGGGAG AATGGATTCCCGTGAGTTGCGCTTCTCGCGCGCCATGATCTTCGCAGTTGAGGAGATAAACAACAGTTCATATCTTCTACCGGGTGTCACGCTTGGTTATCAAGTGCACGATTCCTGCTCCTCGGTCCCCATGGCCGTGAAAGTGGCCTTCCAGCTGGCTAACGGCCAGGATCCCATGTTTGATACCGGAGAACAGTGCTCGGGTTCAGCTACAGTGACAGCTATCGTTGGCGAGTCTGCCTCCACGCCTACCATCAGCATGTTGCGCATCATCGGCCCTTTAGGCATTCCTCAG GTGAGTCACTTTTCCACCTGTGCGTGTCTGAGTGATAAGAAACAGTATCCAACCTTCTTCAGAACCATCCCCAGTGACCAGTTCCAGGCTGCCGCTCTGGCCCACCTCATCAGGCACTTCGGCTGGACCTGGATTGGGGCGGTCCGTTCCGACTCTGACTACGGTAATAACGGGATGGCGGCTTTCCTACAGGCAGCACAAGAGGAAGGCATCTGTGTGGAGTATTCTGAAGCCTTCTCCCGTACCAACCCACTCAGCAGAGTGCAACGGGTGGCCGACGTGATCCGCAG CTCCACAGCCCAGGTGGTGGTTGCATTCGTATCCTCTGGGGACATGAGAaacctgctggaggagatggacCGCCTGCCCTCTCCGCCCCGCCAGTGGATCGGGAGCGAGACCTGGGTCACTGACCCAGATATGCTGCGCTTCGGCCTGTGTGCCGGGGCCATCGGATTTGGCATCAAACGCTCTGTCATCCCCGGCTTCAGGGATTTCCTCCTGGACCTCTCCCCACAGAAGGTGTCCAACTCTCCCCTGCTCACTGAGTTCTGGGAGGGAGCCTTTGGCTGTAGGCTGGGGATAggtatct GTGTTGGGGTTGAGGAGAAGGTGTGTGATGGCAGTGAGGATATACAGCAGCTACAGGCCCCCTACACAGATACATCTCAGCTACGTGTTACTAACATGGTGTATAAAGCTGTTTACGCCATAGCACACGCCATCCACAGCATTGTTTGTGAAGAGAGTGAAAACTCCACTGTGAACTGTGACAAAAACCTTAATGTGAAGCCAACACAG GTCCTGGAGAGATTGAGGAGGGTGAATTTTTCTCGTAATGGGTACCAGGTGTCTTTCGATGCCAACGGGGACCCAATAGCCACTTATGAGCTGGTCAATTGGCAGAGACGGGAGAGGGGGAAGTTGGAGTTTGTGACAGTGGGGCGCTATGATGCGTCCCTGCCTCTTGACCAGAGGTTTGACATGGAGAGGGAAATCACCTGGGTAAAGAACAGTTCACAAGTACCTGTGTCAGTGTGCAGTGAGAGCTGTCCCCCAGGCACTCGTAAGGCTATACAGAAAGGAAAGCCTGTATGCTGTTATGACTGTATCCAATGTGCAGAGGGAGAGATCAGTAATAACACAG ATTCTtcagactgtctgatctgtcccGAGGAGTACTGGCCCAACGCTGAGAGAGACCGCTGTATCCTTAAGCCTGTGGAGTTCCTGTCCTTCCACGAGGTCCTCGGAATCATCCTGACCGCCTGCTCTGTGGGCGGGGCTTGTCTGGCCATCGCCACGGCAACTATCTTCTACCGCCACCGATCTTCGGCCATCGTCAGGGCCAACAACTCTGAGCTGAGCTTCCTGCTGCTCTTCTCCTTGGCTCTGTGTTTTCTGTGTTCTCTTACGTTCATTGGCCGGCCCTCTGAATGGTCCTGTATGCTGCGCCACACAGCGTTTGGGATCACCTTCGTCCTCTGCATCTCTTGTGTTCTGGGGAAAACAATAGTGGTGTTGATGGCCTTCAGGGCTACGCTTCCAGGCAGTAATGTTATGAAATGGTTTGgtcctccacagcagagattgactGTAGTGTCCTTCACGTTTGTCCAGGCTTTGATATGCACTCTGTGGTTGGTCCTGTCCCCTCCCTTCCCCATTAAAAACCCCACCACCTACAAGGAAAAGATCATTCTAGAGTGTGATGTGGGTTCAGCTATTGGATTCTGGGCTGTGTTGGGCTATATAGGACTCCTGGCTCTCTTGTGCTTTGTGCTGGCTTTTCTGGCTCGAAAGCTGCCTGATAACTTCAATGAGGCCAAATTCATCACCTTCAGCATGCTCATATTCTGTGCAGTCTGGATCACCTTTATCCCAGCTTATGTCAGCTCTCCTGGGAAGTTCACTGTAGCTGTGGAGATATTTGCCATCATCACCTCTAGCTTTGGGTTGTTCTTTCTATTATTTGTTCCTAAATGCTTTATTATTCTGTTCAGGCCGGAGAAGAACACCAAGAAACACCTTATGGAGAAGACATCCAATGATATACGTTATTAA